TTCTTCTAGACGATCAAATTCAAAATAAGCACCATAAGAATTTTGCACAATTGGCTGGAAATACTGCAAATGATAAGGATCAGCAAGAGGAGGTTGCATGGAAACTCCGACTTGCCCATAAAACTGCTCCAGATTTGGGATATAATATGCACGTAAGCTTCTTCCGTTTGAATCTCCAAAAGGGGGAAACGAAGCACTGTCAAAAGCCAGTGGAACAGCAACTTGAGGGGGATATCCAGCCAGATATGATGGTAGAACTGCAGAGTTGAATGGATATCCACCCATGCTGTAGTGTTGAGTGACAAGGCCAACTGGAGGTAGACTGGGATAACATGAATTTTGTGGAAGTGTGAAGGAAGTTGATGGGGCATAaaatggagatgtgaacccagaTGTTTGGAGTACTGGTTGTACCTCTGCCTTTGAAACACTCGAGGAACCATGCTGAAGCTGGTTCAAGCTGCCATATGCCTGACCTTTTCCTGGATAAACTGCCTTAGCGTAAGAGCCCTGAACTGGAGAAACATTGCCTTCTGGGAGAGATGCGGGCTGTTTCAGAGTGTTTTTCTGGGGATTGAGTTGCTCTTTCTTATGAAATTTGCGATGGTCTGAATTCAGAGCAGTAGGTGCTGTAACATCATCATCAAGTGATGAGCTTTGAACAGAAGCAGCACAAGGATCATATGGTAGTAAAACCTGTGACAAATCATCCAATCTGGGAGTTGGATTATTTGTACAAATTGGTAACGTGCTAACGGAAATATTAACAGGCACACGTGAATCAGATTCAGAAACAACTTTTTCTTCCACGAATTTATGGCTCCATGAATGTGAAGGTGATGATGTGGGGAGGAAATCTTCCTGCGTTGTGATATTTCTCATTAATATCAATCCAGTATTCGTTGACAAGTATGCAAAATGATCATGAAAGAAAATTTAACAGCAGCAAATCTCATGATATCGTACAGCATTAATTGAAAATTATAGCAACAATACAACTTATATCCTTAAAATTAGCGGCAGAAATATAGAAACTGTGGTAAGTTATTATTCTAATTTTTCTCTTAGAAAAGCTGTGGCTATATCCATCTGCAGCAAGAGATTTCTGTAGAAAATAACGGGGGCTTTTCTTAACCAATAATTAGCTCATCCTATAACATATATTCCTTCCACCTCACAGGAACAAAATTTTACCTGCGTAGAGTCTAATGAGCCACTATGGCCACCAAACATAGCAGCTTTATCCACAGACGCAGCACTCCTTTCAGATGACCTATCATCCTCAGGCACTTCCTCATGAGAAGGAATGATATTACCATTCACTTGCACAGAGCCATCAGTACTCTCGGTATAAGGAGTTATCTTCCAAATATTGACTCGCTCATCCAAGTTGACAACAGAACCACGATGTGGAAAAGAAGATGGCTGTCGGACAATCTCAGAATCACCAATAAAGGAGTTCGGATAAACCAAACCAATTTCCTCTATTGAAACTTCCATGCTTGGAGGTGCACTTCCACTCCGGCTAGGTGTTGATATCACATCCTTCTCAAGGCTTTGAAACTTTTGACTGTTTAGGGGCAGACCAAAATCTTCGATGACCAGCTTAGCAGATGTTGATGATCCATGACTGATAGATCGTCTTGGTGGCCATTTGTCATTCTTTTCCAATAACCTTATGGGGCTTTCAATTGCCATGATATTAAAGATGGCTGAGATG
This is a stretch of genomic DNA from Primulina eburnea isolate SZY01 chromosome 11, ASM2296580v1, whole genome shotgun sequence. It encodes these proteins:
- the LOC140804464 gene encoding pumilio homolog 6, chloroplastic-like, yielding MAIESPIRLLEKNDKWPPRRSISHGSSTSAKLVIEDFGLPLNSQKFQSLEKDVISTPSRSGSAPPSMEVSIEEIGLVYPNSFIGDSEIVRQPSSFPHRGSVVNLDERVNIWKITPYTESTDGSVQVNGNIIPSHEEVPEDDRSSERSAASVDKAAMFGGHSGSLDSTQEDFLPTSSPSHSWSHKFVEEKVVSESDSRVPVNISVSTLPICTNNPTPRLDDLSQVLLPYDPCAASVQSSSLDDDVTAPTALNSDHRKFHKKEQLNPQKNTLKQPASLPEGNVSPVQGSYAKAVYPGKGQAYGSLNQLQHGSSSVSKAEVQPVLQTSGFTSPFYAPSTSFTLPQNSCYPSLPPVGLVTQHYSMGGYPFNSAVLPSYLAGYPPQVAVPLAFDSASFPPFGDSNGRSLRAYYIPNLEQFYGQVGVSMQPPLADPYHLQYFQPIVQNSYGAYFEFDRLEERVQFPSASFVSPVVLAGPVAGTNSLAERNNTSLSNSFYGNSGKTYGLKNQRCRDVDSYSFLEELKSGKVLRFELSDIVGHICELRQHFSIDQHGSRFIQTKLENCSVAEKSSVFNEVVVHASELMTDVFGNYVIQKLFEYGSQHQKRDLANQMENKILQLSLQMYGCRVIQKAFEVIELEQKVQLSRELEGHILKCVHDQNGNHVIQKCIECIPADNIEFIISSFRGQVANLSMHPYGCRVIQRVLEICDDGLQTQFIVNEILDAVYSLAQDQYGNYVTQHVLKWGTPREKAEIIKKLSGSIVQLSQHKFASNVVEKCLEFADVRERDMLIRDIIGDTEKNDNVLLMIKDQYANYVVQKILLKCTCEQRESLLGLIRNHHAALKEYTYGKHVVARLEQLNGEATSLL